atgatgtataaaaatgatttaaaatgCCAAACTGAGATCTGTTTGTGTTCTATAGGATTGAAATATAAAAAATGCCAAACTACTCTACACTGGCTCTTGAAGACCATCTGTATGTGTTCTATAAGAATGacaaatacaaaacgccaaactactctTCACTGGCTCTCGAAGACCTTGTCGATCTTCTTTTAATTACGGCATGTTTGCATGTCGATGCGTAGTGTCCATAGGCTTTGCAGTTCTGACACTGTCTTTCTTTGGCCCTGGATTTCGACTTTGATTTCTTTTTGTCGATTGCTATCTCCTGTTTAGATTTCAGGTGCTTCCGAGAAACAGAACCTTTGGATTTATAACCTACATGGACTCTTATCGGATTCTTGTCGTTTTTATATTGACAGGTTATCTCGGCAAATCTATCCCTAGAACTAGCAGGAGGAACAACAATCTGCATATCTTGAACCTTCTTCATATAAGATTGAAcatgatccttgtataaggatTGCTCCTCTTTATTACCAGATAAACGGTTCAAAGTGTATTCGGTTGAAAAAATAATATATCGCATCATACTTTGCACATCAGGATCAAGCTCGGTCATATATTCACGACTAATTGAGAATTCAGGAGAGCAGTTTGGGGAAGCCTCTTTGCACCATCTATTCAGAATGTATTGTTATGGAAATTCCCTACTGTCCATAATTCTCAAAACATAGAATATATGTCTACATAGCAAGCCAAACTGTTCTAAACGCCTGCATGAGCAACTGCATGTGCAATCAGACTTACGGAACATTACCTGAAAAACTCCAAAAACAATATCTCTATAACGCCATGCATAGAATGTTTGTctaaaaagcaaaaaaaaacacattacatatgataaaacgccattaacAGAAAACGTCATAAAAACCAAAATGCCATTATTTACCTCAAATAAGGATGTACAAGGCTGTTGGAAGTCATTTgcgtaaaacttaacaaacccatcaggCTGATCTTCGTAACGTTGATTTATGCAATCCGCAACTCCAATAAGCTCAGCTTGAACGTCACAAAAAATTCTTTTTGTGTATATGTCAACAACTTTCCCTTCCAACAATTTGTAACTACTCTTCAACTTGGGTCTTTTGTATCGAGATTCATGATCATTTTTACGATGTGTGTGACGCTATGCTTCTATTACAGTCTCGTAATGCGTCATGAACTCAACAAGAGTAGCTTTCGAATTGCACACTTGACCAAAAAAATGATTCTCACTCTCCGACCTGGATGTCGTTCGCATAAGACCAGACATATGCTCCATTCTATAGTATGCAGGGATCCAAGATTCCCTAAGAGCAAAAATATCAGATAGCCAGTCATTATCTTCTAAATTGAATTATGCGATAACCGCTTCCCATTCTGATTCAAACTCTTCAGGTGTGAGAATATCCGTCCACACAACACCACAAATATGTTCTTTAAAATTGGTGGAATTACATAGCCTAACACCAACCTATATATAACACGAAAACGCCAtgcataaataaaaaaacaaaagacaaaacTTAACTAAAAAACACTAACAAGGTAAAGAACGCCATGTATTTTAAAACATAGTGTATCCTAGAACGCCAAACGTAAAAAAAGCATAACAACCTTCAGAGAAAGTTTATGCATCACATGCCACATGCATAACCGATGCCTCGTGTCAACAAATACAACAGAAATAGCCTTCTTCATCGCTGGATCTTGGTCagtgacaacaacttttggttgagaACCAACAGCTTTTAGAAAAACTCTTAACAACCAAATATACGTATCAGCAGTTTCCGACGCCAATAATGCTGCACCAAATGTAACATTGCAGTGATGATTGTCTATACCAGTGAACGGTACAAACATCATAGAGTATTTGCATATGAAAACGCCATGAGAACTGAAACAATAACAAAACGCCAATGAATGTAAACTAATAAAATGCCATTGCATGTAAACTAATAAAACCCCATTGCATGTAAAATAATAAAACGACATTGCATGTaaattaataaaacgccaaaaacagaagaagttgaattataaaatattacttgttggaacgatacgtggcgtcaaacgaaatcacatcacCAAACACGTGGTAATTACGTTTGGCTTGATCGTCACACCAAAAAAGACCCTTCAAGCGATTCTCTTCGTTTGTGATGTAATCATACGAGAAATTAGGATGGGAATGTTTTTTTTCATACAAATGTTTCACAACCATATCGGCGTCATATTCCCCTATGAAAAAGTTAATTTGCCTCTTATAGTTCTTAAATTCAACTTTGCTTGCACCCACGTCTTCAAAACCGCCAAAACAagtcttcataacattaaacgccTTGACGGGACCCAAATTCAGCTTAGACATGCTGTGTATAACATGCTTCTGGGGCTGAGTGAGGTGTCGTTCAGTTGGAAGAAAATCCTTATCAGGACGTTCAACAAGTTCATGATTGTGCTCCTCGACAAACTTATACACCTCCATGATCCAGCCTCAAAAAGTACACAGAACTATGCACCATAATTAGCCCTCTTTTAAAAGTTAGATCGCACTACTCGCTCCTTTTGATTGGGGTCCAACGTATCAACTTTATTGTCCTTGTATAACCCAGATCTCGTACACAAGTAATACTTAATATGTAAGACACCTTTAGAGTTTGTCTTTGTAGTCCCTTTCCTGACTGAAAACCCACACTCCTTGGCATACTTAACATACATTGAATAACAATCATCAAGGCTTGAGAATACCATGTCCATTCTGGGCTTTAATTCTTCATTGACGCCAGGAATAATAAATGGTAATCCAGTTTTGGGGCAAACCCTTTGACTCGAGGAAGAGACTTCGTCTGAGAAAACACAGTGAGGAacagaaaaatcagaaaaacaGAGTGATGTATCGTAATAACATTATacattaaaacgccattaattgaataataaacaaGACATAATAAACGCATAACTTAACAACGACATGATAAAAAAGCCATGAGAAGAATAATTAAAAACacttaacaacataaataattaacaaaatataacatcataatgaaaacgccaaAATTACCAAAACTAATGTTTACACAAATTAACAAAATAGTAATAACTGATGTTCacaaatactactaaataaaattaaaaactaatcAAATAGATGAAAAACGCCAATGATCATAAAAACATAAGAAATACACTAGAACGTAAACGACAATTAAAATTAATATGGAAAACTCCAATTGTAGTTGTTAATAATTGTTTAAATATCAATTAAAACGCGATTAAATTGCATATTTGAAATAACGCTATTGAAAATCATACAAcacattataaaaataataatacaaagAAAAACGCCATAGAACAATGATAAAAGAACAAAACGCCATATCTGTTGCATGATTTGctggaacgaaaattgaaaacgcCAACGAATTTTACTTTGTCGAACAGAATCCACGTTAAACGCCATAGATCTGAGAAAGCTTGCAAAGGAGGTAACAGCTAACAATAAATCTTTGGAGTTTTAATTTGAAATAGATTTATAACGTAAATAAGGAGAGAACTTATAAAAGGACAATCGTACCCCCGCATAACAATTAGGTCCCcctgccacgtgttgggccaggatccgttctcaccattctcacacttttcaccgttacggtgaaaagtgtgagaacggtgaaaaCGATTTTGGagttgacatgtggcattgatgctaaattacactaaggggtaatattgtcaaaaaaaacccacatacatgaactaggtgttcaaataaaacgtcataaaaacaccaaatttagaaaaaaaacgccataaaaatacCCAGTTAAAATGCCATAAAACACTAAGTTCAGAAAAAACACCATGAAAAACTCAGTTTAAAACGCCGTAAAACACTCAGTtaagaaaaacgccatgaaaatacctagttaaattgccataaaaacacatagttcagaaaaacgccataaaaataactagtttaaaacgccataaaacacccagttcacaAAAACGTCATAAAACCCATTTCATtcttttcgaaaagtatatcaatagtattcttgttggaaagataaaaaacgctgagttttatggtgtaatttttttagaaaactaaacacgtataaaaaagttattgacgtttaaataTGATAggggaaaatggcatgtgattagcatgtgcacccttGTTAGGATCTTTtaattttacccctcctggtacTTATAAGgttctcattatttacaaaaatgtcaccgcatcaTCTTAACCACAAATCACAAAGATCCTATGGCTGAAaatcgttctcactgttctcacacttcaaatcattctctcCTGATCCCAttcctatacatatatatatatatatatatatatatatatatatatatatatatatatatatatatatatatatatatatatgtatgtatagggAAAGTGTACtatacaaatgcccttatcgtacaatACGTACGCgtcaatctcagccgtcagatcatcttcccgcattttaaGATCACatgttttttataacaatttcgtatgtgataatttttgatgaattcgcatgtttttttttgtaccaatttcgcatgtgataattttgaagaaatagcatgttgttttttgtaccaatttcgcatgtgataattttgatgaaatagcatgttgttttttgtaacaatttcgcatgtggtaattttgatgaaatcgtaagttaaaaaaccaacatacgaaattgttacaaaaaaacaacatgcgaattcaatgcgggaagatgatcggacggctgagattgtagcgtacgtaatgtacgataagggcatttatacgttaacctaaccctatatatatatatatatatatatatatatatatatatatatatatatatatatatatatatatatagggagaagatcatgcgagaaccacctcttattgcgagaaccgcgagaatcaatgtgaacacaactaaaaatgcctaaaaatagctaaaaatcacacaatttttttttaatattttttatataaaaatcgctacttttcgaagaaaaaaaaatttgccactaaaagtagcgatttgagcataaaaatatataaaaaaaaattagatttttttaagaatttttttaggtttttgggggtttagtttttatcattttagctttggggggtgggggaggggggtttaggttttttttttttttggggggggggtaaggttttttttaagttttttgggggttttagtttttaccatttagcgggggggggggggggggggcttagGTTTTtctaggtttttttagctattttaggttgtgttcacattggttctcgcggttctcacaataaatggagttctcgcatgagcccctccatatatatatatatagggagaagatcatgcgagaaccacctcctattgtgagaaccgcgagaaccaatgtgaacacaccaaaaatgcctaaaaatagctaaaaatcacacaaaattttttttttgaattttttattattttttataaaaaaaatttttaaattttttttttggcttagcaattttaacatgaaaaatattaaaaaattcaaaaaaaattttagatttttttttgattttttcagatttttttaggttttttggggtttagtttttagcattttagcttgggggggggggggttggggggaggggggtttaggttttgtggggggggggatggggttaggtttttttagcatttagcttggggggggggttaggtttttttagctattttaggttgtgttcacattcgttctcaaggttctcacgataagggtggttctcgcatgagtccctccctatatatatatatatctatactactttaataagcatataggaaggaCAAAATGGTAATTTGGCAATATGTTGAAAACACCctcaatgcacaatgtacaagtcttAAGGCACCAAGAAATACAAATAAATTACCCTTCTACCGGTTCATCTTCAGCCGTCCATTTCTCTCAATTTTCACACGGATCGCGATCTCAGCCGTCCACTTCGCTTCACACGGATCAACTTTTCAATTCCTTTCTCTCTCACaactcacacatctcacaaaaccatcagatcttctctctctctctcggcgaCTCAAGAAACCCATGCcagatctatcaccagatccgtttcaTGAGCAGATCTGTGAGGATTCCACCGCCTATTCCCCTCCGCCTTGTTACGCTGCTTCAATCGCGGCTTCTCCTTCATTCCAGGTATCATACTTCTCTAAGAATCgaaaacttttaattttttttcccaAGAACTGAAAATTACCCATGATTTGTCTTTTATTCAGGAATCGTCAACGTAAAATCAAAGCTTTGTTCTTGATTTTGTTTTTAGGGCTTTGCTGATTTCTGGCAATCTAGGGTTTTGAAAGTGGAGATTTTGGCGATATAGGGCTTAAACAAGCTTTATCTGGCAACTTGGTAAGAACCGATACCTGTAGAATCATTTCTTTCTTCTCATTTAATGAATATATCTGGCTctaatatggcaagtgatgatgTTTGACGGTAGTTTCTATATGTTTTTCAGATGTCGAAGGCaccaagggatccacagatttgctGGAGAATGGCCGGAATCAGGTGACTGTCTGTCCATGAATCTCTCTGGAATCATGTTTCAGATGAAGGTAAACACACAAATCGCTCTTTAAGACGACGTTTTACTTCCATATTAATTACGTTGTCCTTTGCACAACTTGAATTACTATTCTGAATTCTTAAGAACTTTCACTGATTTAAAGATTTTACACTAAATGACACTCTTGGATGGACTTTAGTAGAAGCAATCTTGAATTCCGACATGGTGTAATTTGATGTATAGCTTATTTCGTTGATTTAGGGTTAAACAATGGTAAAATAAGTTGTAATTATTTTCTTTTGAGTTAACTTTATGTGATCGTTGTCTTGTGCAGACATTGATAGAACAAAACCAAGACTCAAAATCCTGCACTCAGTCATTCACCAAAGCTTCTAAATAAAGCACATGTTGATTGTAAGTTCATTCTTTGGTGTCTTTATCCAACGTTGAGGTGATTTCTTAAGAAACCCGTAACCCTAGGTAAATCGTGTTTCAATTTATTTATTCTTGATTGTTGTGAATGTGTTATGAATTTCAGTTGATTTAAGAATGAGAAGAAATCCAAAAGGAAATCGGAATCGAAGCTGCAAGTGAGTTAACAATACATATTTATTAGGTTGTAGTTTTTTTAGTTAATTAATCTTTGGTTATTTGATCTTATTTAGGCGGTAGATTGGCGTAAACAAACTTGTAGGATTTGTTGGTGGTCAGAGATTGACTGTGTGGAGATCGACATTGTGGAGAAGTACTTTGCAATTCTTAGATAAAATCCCAACCAAAGAAGCTCTAAAAAGAAGGGGGCTCATAGTGTGCTAGGCAACTTCGTATGATGTACGACTTGACCGGATGAAATGGAACAAATCTTTGTCAATTGCCAAGTGTGCTAGGCAATGGTGCAGGACAGACTTCTACAAGCATCTCTGCTGGCCTAGGTAATCTATAATTAAATATTGTAATTGTAATTTCCTGTTACAGTAAATACTACTGTAGCCAATACTTTGAAGTCATTTGAGGATCGAATCGAGACTCTCATAGTAGCCAATACTTTGAAGTCATTCGAGGATCGAATCGAATGCTTACAAAGGAGACTAAGCTGAACTTGTGatgtattttttttgttgtacAGCAACTTCTGATTGGATCTGGTGGCTGATGGGTCGTGGAGCGAAACCCTAACAACGTCGACGAGCTGAACGGTATATGAAGTCTAAATCTGTATTTTCATACGTTTTTGTTCGCTGTTTGAGTCTGATCTGTTTAATATTTATATAGTGTTTGGATAGGGTTCAATGACACCGAATCGATGATTTTCTCTCTATTCGACACAAGATCCACTGGGGTTGACCTCTAGGTATCGTTATAAACCACATCTAAtgttttttgtttgttatttgagtCTGATCTGTTTATAACTTCTACATATGTGTTCGGATCTGGTTAACTTTATGTTTGCGACAAGAGTTATGTTTATTGACTTGAGCAATCATATTAATGGTTTTTTAATAGaaaataaatattattagttCATTAACAACTAAAAAGATTCAGTAAAATATTTTATTGAGATTTTGTAATCACTAATCATATATTGACCAATGGGTAAATATAAGACATTCAAGATTTACCTTACCCGAGCAGGCGAGCAGGAGTTGCAGCAGAAGCAAGAGCCATAGTAGAAGTCGAAGCCGTAGCAGAAGGTATGAACTGTGAAATTCAGTTTTTGTTCTTAGATTCATAGAAGACGTTCTTAGATTCAATttttgttcttgaattcagttttTGTACTTGAATTCATCAGTTTTTGTACTTGAATTCATAAAGTTAAGATTGAATTCAATTTTTGTTCTTGAACTCAGCTATGCCTTTTCGGTTTCTTGTCCTACATACGATAATCGATGTACAAAAAAATGTGTATGTTCTCAAGTTAACTTCTATATATGTAATTTATGTATTCAAGTTAACTTGTGCTGCTTATGACACCTGTTTTTACATGTACCAAAAGCTTGGTGATGTTTATATTCAGCCGTCTGCAAAAGTTCATCCAACTGCAAAGGTAATTAGGCCCTCCCCTTTGCAGGTTTCAAATTGAGTTCTTTTTCAAATACGTTAAATCTTTTTTCTATATAGAATTTGCATTTGGATGAATATAGCAGCCTCTATTGAATATGCTACGTTTTTTGGTATATTGATCTCTAAAATTGTATAGATTGGTCCAAACGTATCCATATTCTAGAGCTTGCATTTGGATTAATATAGCAGCCTCTATTGAATATGCTACGTTTTTTGGTATATTGATCTCTAAAATTGCACAGATTGGTCCAATCGTGTCCGTATCTGCGAATGCACGTATAGGAGCTGGTGCACGGTTGATTAATTGTATTGTTCTTGATGATGTCGAAATCAAGGTACAGGAGTATATGTCAAGATAATGATACAGAATTTACAGTTTAGCACTTGCCGGTGGAATTGTAGCTTAATATTGTTATTCGGTTGTCTCAGGAAACGCAGTGGTGATTCATTCGATTGTCAGCTGGAAATGTTCGATTGGGCGGTGGTCACGTATCCAGACTGAAGGAGATCACAAGGCAAAACTTGGAGTCACAATTCTTGGTAAGCTATTTTTAACCttttgagaaagttatgataagtTAACTACAGGTAATAATCTCATACATTGAAAACTTCTGAATAGATTAGCTCATTTTCTACGTGTGACCCATTATCAGTTAAGTACTCATCGCATTGACTCATTTCTAAAATTCAAGTGAAGCTTTTAATGTTGAAGATGAGGTCGTGGTACAATCCATGGGTAAAAATTTCAATGAATTCGACCTTCCTAAGATAACAGACGATGTTAACTTACAAGATGCAGGTTATCGTGAGTTATAAGAAGAGTATGGGATTGTTTTGGAACCTGAACACTTAAGTGCCAAAGATTCACTTAATCCGGACCAAAAAACGTGTTTGATGAGATCATGATGCATGTTGATAATGATCTTCCAGGCGTGTTCTTTATTGATGGTCCAGGTGGAACTGGAAAAACATTTTTGTACATTGCCTTGCTTGCTGAAATTCGGTCACGTGGTCTTATTGCTCTCGCAACAGCTTCATCAGGTGCAACGGCTAATAATATGCCAGGAGGTAGAACGGCTCACTCGAGATTCAAGATTCCTCTTAATCTTGAAAATAATTCAATGTGCAATATCAAAAAACAGAGTGGGGCCGCTAAACTAATTCGGTCTGCCAAAATAATCATATGGGATGAAGCGTCGATGGCTAAACGACAAGCGATAGAGGCAGTCGATCGTACATTCCAAGACATTATAGGTGTTAGTCTCCCATTTGGTGGAAAGATAATGGTTATGGGAGGTGACTTCAAACAGGTGTTGCCAGTTATTAAACGTGGCACTCGAGCACAAATTGTAGACTCCAGCGTACGAATGTCACCTCTTTGGTCGTTGACTAAGAAGATGCGGTTGACCATAAATATGAGAGCGCTGAAAGATCCATGGTTTTCTAAATTTCTTTTAAGAGTCGGCGATGGAACTGAAGAACCAATCGAAGGAAACTATATCCGCATACCCGATGACATGACAATTCAGTGCAACAACAGAGAAAACGCTATAAAAGAAT
This genomic stretch from Helianthus annuus cultivar XRQ/B chromosome 8, HanXRQr2.0-SUNRISE, whole genome shotgun sequence harbors:
- the LOC110869857 gene encoding ATP-dependent DNA helicase pif1-like yields the protein MMHVDNDLPGVFFIDGPGGTGKTFLYIALLAEIRSRGLIALATASSGATANNMPGGRTAHSRFKIPLNLENNSMCNIKKQSGAAKLIRSAKIIIWDEASMAKRQAIEAVDRTFQDIIGVSLPFGGKIMVMGGDFKQVLPVIKRGTRAQIVDSSVRMSPLWSLTKKMRLTINMRALKDPWFSKFLLRVGDGTEEPIEGNYIRIPDDMTIQCNNRENAIKELIHAIFPSIEDNVYSSDYIISRAILSTKNDSVDEINNQMIEIFQGEEKVYYSFDEAEDDQRNFYPVEFLNSLNVSGLPPHKLRLKIGCPIILLRNIDPSHGLCNATRLICKGFMRNVIDAEIAVVNMPEKEFFCQESL